Proteins from a genomic interval of Oncorhynchus clarkii lewisi isolate Uvic-CL-2024 chromosome 13, UVic_Ocla_1.0, whole genome shotgun sequence:
- the LOC139365232 gene encoding ATP synthase subunit d, mitochondrial-like, translating into MAGKRAALKAIDWLAFAERVPPNQRAMFNNLKTRSDAIGAKLSSLPEKPVTIDWSFYKTNVARAGMVAEFESKFSALTIPEPKDTATAAINTQEAEANKAAVAYVEASKARIGQYEKELEKFQNMIPFDQMTIDDLNDTFPETKLDKEKHPYWPHKPIAEL; encoded by the exons atgGCTGGGAAACGTGCAGCATTGAAAGCCATTGACTGGTTGGCCTTTGCTGAGAGGGTTCCCCCCAACCAGAGGGCCATGTTCAACAACCTCAAGACGCGCTCAGACGCCATCGGTGCCAA GCTGTCCTCTCTGCCAGAGAAGCCTGTTACCATCGACTGGAGCTTCTATAAGACCAACGTGGCCAGAGCTGGCATGGTGGCTGAGTTTGAATCCAAG TTCTCAGCCCTGACCATCCCTGAGCCCAAGGACACAGCCACAGCCGCCATCAACACACAGGAGGCCGAGGCG AACAAAGCTGCTGTTGCCTACGTGGAGGCTTCCAAAGCTCGTATTGGCCAGTATGAGAAGGAG CTGGAGAAGTTCCAGAACATGATTCCCTTCGACCAGATGACCATCGACGATCTGAACGACACGTTCCCTGAGACCAAGCTGGACAAGGAGAAGCACCCGTACTGGCCTCACAAGCCCATCGCTGAGCTGTAA